The sequence GCGAGCGTCGCCTTCGCCGCGCGACCGAGCGCGGCGGGCGCGACGTATTCGCCCCAGGTCGCCCGTTCGACTCCGTAGAGCGAAAAGAGTTCCTTGCCCGGATCGGGGATGACGGTGAGATCGAAGGGACGCTTTGCGTGATGTTCGCGCAACGCCGCCGCGTCGGACTGGATGACGACCACGAGCCGCGCTCCGCGCGATTCGAACTGCGCGCAATTCGCCTGCAGCTCGTGAAATCGCATCTGGCAAACGGGGCAACCCAC is a genomic window of Deltaproteobacteria bacterium containing:
- a CDS encoding redoxin domain-containing protein yields the protein MRFHELQANCAQFESRGARLVVVIQSDAAALREHHAKRPFDLTVIPDPGKELFSLYGVERATWGEYVAPAALGRAAKATLAGYWHGRFDGDERQKPADFVIDRDGRLLYVNYGRHIADNATDRVLWDVLDAAR